The nucleotide sequence TTGGCCCAGGTTTCGGGATTGTGGCCCAGGTTGTTGACGAAGACTTTTCCCGCGCCCCATTCCTTGGCCCAGGCGACTGGCACCTGATAGGGTTTCTTTGGATTACACTTTTCCATGTTCAGACTCATCAGGACATGTACTTTTTCCGGCTGCCAGTTTTTGTACTGGTAGATTTCATCTTTAAACTGGAATTCTTTCCCGAACGGTTTCATCGCCGGAAAATCAGGATTGTGTACGGTAATCGTGACCGTATTCCCGGCTGTCCAGGGATGCCCATTAAACGAACCGCCCACCATGTCCCAGTAAGGTTCATAAGATTTATAAGTGTCAGTGGCCGAGTGAAAGCCGATAAACCCGTGCCCTTTCTGCTTGAGCCAGTCGTTCAGAAAATACTGCATATCCTCTTCTTTGATGGGCAACATACCTGTCGTGTAGAACATCACGAGATCGTAGTTCTGCAGATTCTCTTTCGTGAAATCTGCGGCGGCGTCCTGGGTACAATCCACGGTAAACAGTCCGGACTGCTTGCCTAACTGAATCATGGCGATTTCCGCGGGAGCCAGTTTCTCTTCCTGTCGTTTGACGGAACCGTGCGTGTAACCTTTGCTCTGTGTGAGCATCAGCACCCTGGTTTTCCCCTCGGCGGCATCAGCATCAGAAGAGAATGCCAGGACAGAACACACCAGCAGACAGCAGGCTGCCAATAATCGAAAACTCATGGTGATCGCTCCACAGTTGAGTATGTATAAGTTATGTGAATTCAGACAACCATTTTAAGGAGAACATCTGAATGATTGCAAAGCAAAAGACTCAATCGGTCAGTTTCTGCACGCGGATGTTGCGAAATTCGACGGCGTCGCCTTCGGATTGAATACCGAAAAAGCCGGACTTCAGTTCGCTGGGCTTCGAGGTGGCGATCTGTGTGCCGTTCAGGACAGACGTCAGCGCCCCGTCTTTGCAGACGACTTCAATGGTATTCCATTCCCCAATCGGTCGGCGGGCTTTTTCGCGGGCTGCTTCATTGTCTGTCACTTCCAGCTGGATCTCTTTACTGTTCGATTTGATATGAGCCATCTCTGCGAATTTGCCTTGCACTTCCAGGCATTTCGGCCAGATCCGGTTTTCGCCGGTGATAAAAAACAGGAACCCGGTATTCGGATTTTCATTTTTTTCGGCGGATTCGGGGAAACGATATTCCAGGCGGATCGTACAATTGCCGAACGACTCGTGAGAATACAGGTAACCGCGGGGCGTGCCTTTACAGGATAGTACACCGTCTGTTTCGCTCCAGTTTTTCCCCTCGACGGGTTCTTTGGATTTCGCATTGAAAACTTCAAAGTCTTTGAGACTGAGCAGGGTGAAACCTTCTTCCACATCGAATAATGTTTCTAACGTTTTTTCAGGAAGATCGATGGCAGAAACTTCGTCGGCGGCTTCTTTTTTTTGTGCTTCCGTCGGGCCGGAATCAGAGCAGGCCGCCAGCAGACAGGCCAGTGAAAGCAGAGGCAAAAGTCGATTCAGGGATTTCATAAAACGTCTCTTTCCGAAAAGTCAAATAATAATTCTGATCTGAAGCGTAACTTCATCTTGTATTCACATTCTAACGTACAATACCGGCAACACATAAGTGAAGACGTACGAAATCATGAAGACGATTTCAACACTTTTGATATCTGATTCTGGAGATATGAATCCAATCTGAAAACAGACGAACGCCAGTCACCCCACCTGCCTCTCAAGACAGCTATAATCGATACAGCTTCCTTCAACTCAGTAGATTTACTGAAGAAAAGAACGAAGAAATGCGGGAGAAGCCGCAGAAATTACCGATACATAATACAAACTCTCCTTTGACTGAATCGCCTGACAGGGAAACTGTTTCACACCAGAACCAAACCAACTGACCCCGGCGACCGGTGTCTTCCAAGCACGATTTCGGTAACTTACCGGGATAGAAATGGGCTATCATGCAACAATTAGTGACTTCTCCGCCAGGAGAAGAATTGAAGACAATCCAACCAGAGTCTGCGACTCTCACTCAGCGAATTGAGGAGGCAGCAGCAGATCAGCGACAAATTCTGAGTATTTCCGTGCTGGAATGGCTGAATGCGGAACTGCGAAAAGAGGTCGAAAAGAAAGAAATTGTCGCTTTCCATCCGAGCGAAAATGTACTGGATCGTCTGCAGAGTATGCTGACATCCAAAGCAACCGGCATTACCATCATGGTGGTCGGTCTGTTCATGATGTAACAGTCATGCCGACCAGGTAACCTGAGGACGTGGACCTGTAAGTGATTCTGCTATGACTGCAGTCCTCTGCTGCATAGCAGAATCGGAAACCCGTCTGAGTTCAAACGATACCAGATCCGAACGTATCCCCCTTACCCCCTGCCTCATTATCATTGGATGTGACTTTCTTGGGGGCGGGTTGATCATCTGCCGTGTGATGGGGTCGGCTGCGGTCCGAACCTGACTCGCCAGAATCGATACGAAAAACCTGACTCCCCTTACGAATATGCGTTGATTCCGCAGCGGGAGACTGTGAGACGGGTGCCTCTTCGTAGTCTTCTTCGTAGGGTCCCAGGCGGGCAAAGTCCTCTTCGCCGAAATCGTCGTAGCGACAGATGTAGCCATCCTGCTGGGCTGAAACTTTTTCTTCCCGGTAGGCTTTCAGGACCTCTTCCTGGATCAGTTCACGGCACTCGGAATTGATGGGATGGGCGATATCCGCGTATAGCCTGGCACGGCCGGCGTCATCTTTGTCGGCTCGATTTTCATCGAGTCTGATACCACACTGATTGCAGAAGGAAGCGCGCAAATGGTTTTTGGTGTGACATTTGGGACACCGGTCCATCAGCTTGCGGCTGGGCATTGCCACGAAGGCACCTTTTGCCCCCTGGATGATTTTCAGATCTCGGATAACAAACGAAACATCGAAAGTAATTGAGCAAAACGCCAGTAATCTTTCGTGTGGATCATTCATCAACTTGATGCGTACTTCACTGATCTCCATGGCCTCACTCCATTTGTGCCAAATTTTAAAATGCTCATCTATAGGCGGTTCTGGACGACAAATACATGCCCTTTCACTGTGGATCGTAATCGCGCAGCAATTTGAGATGCCTGTGCTCTGTTTTGGCAGACTCCAAAGTAGGCAGTCCCACTTCCACTCATCATATGCCCCAAAACGGACTGTTTTGAGAAGTAATCTTTTAATATTAATATATCGGAATTCAGTTTTTCGGCGGGTGCCTGCAGATCATTCAACATCAGGCTGGATAATGCATGAAATTGACCAGAAGCCAGGTTGCTGACAAGTTGTTCCACCTGATTTTCCGAGTGACTTCCCACTCGACAGTGCCGATAAACTTCCGCCGTTGATAAACCCGACTGAGGTCGCACAACCACAAAATGCAGACATTGGGGAACAGAAACAGGTTCAATGATTTCGCCTCTCCCGCGACAGATGGCACTGTGGCTGGCTGTCAGAAAGAAAGGAATATCACTGCCCAGTTTCGCCGCGATTTCACACAGTTCTGAAATCGACAATCCCAGACGCCAGAGTTTATTGGCAGCAAATAAGGCTGCAGCTGCATCACTCGATCCTCCGCCCAGCCCGGCTTCAGCTGGAATCCGCTTGATCAACTCAATGCGAATTCCCTGATGTTGCCCCGTCTGTTCCTGAAGTAACCGGATTGCTCTCACAACCAGATTCTCTTCACCCGCGGGGATACGCTGCCGGTTTTTCTTGAGTGGAGTGAGAAGTGAATTGGCTTCGGTAACACGCAACTCGACTTCTGCTGAAGGTTCCTCCGTGAAAACTAAAGTGTCGTATATTCCTACCGAGAGCATCAACGAAGTAATTTCGTGAAAGCCATCGGATCGTTTATCATCGATGCTTAAGTACAAATTTAACTTAGCAGGAGCGTGAACTGTCAGGGTGCCAGGATTGGAGTAAGCGAATAGCATCCGTCACAATTCCAAAATTCCTACTTTAATAACGAGGCGATCCTCGTTTATTGAACAGGTCCCCACCTTTTGAGTTGTGAGAGAAAAGAGCAGCTTGACCTGATTAAGATTCGACTTGTATACGACGAGGTAATATTAAGACCATTACCACAAGAGGTATCCTATCTGTTCCTTGAAAAAACGTCAACATCTTTTCCCGAGAGAGGTGATTTCCCTCAGCACTGTTTCCAGTTTTACCGTAGCGATTCCAGGTCTATTCGGACCGAGTATATTAGATTGAGAGTCGCTATGATTAAATGTGATCCACTCTATAAAACAAGGGAATTCCACAAGCATTTCTGAGAGCGTGCGACACTTAAGTAATTGATGCCAGTAACGCTTTGAACGATTTTGACTCGACCTGTTTTTTCTGAGTGAAGCGAATGCGGGCCTGTTCCTTGCCTCGCGCATCCGTTTTTATCTCCCGCTCATCCCCCAAGTCAGCAATTTTACCCAGAGTAATCTTGCCCGCCGTTCCCTGCAGCGTCAGATCGACGCCTTCACGACGTTTGGTATGCACGGTAAGAAACGGTTTCTTTTTCCCGGCGTGCGACAGATTGACCAGCGACTTACTGTCCCACTGGTATGCTGCATGCGGGTAAGTCTGCTCCAGCAGATCAAATAAGGACTCCAGCAGTTCCGCATCCCAGCGGACCCGTTTATTGTTCGGGAAGCCTTTCCGGGAAAGATGCCATTTCTTTTTCAAGACTTTCCAGGGCATGATCTCCTCGGGCTTAATTTCCTCACGGTGAATCAGACCGAGGTACGATTCGCAAGAGGTCTCCAGAAACTCCTGGAAGCCGGGCGTCGCGATTTCTTCCTGCCAGTGGATCGTCAGGCTGACTTCCTGCCAGGGGCCTTTCAGGTTTTTGACGCGGACCCGATTTGAGCGACCGTAGATCGGCAGTTCATCCAGATCGTCCAGCGACTTTAAAGACAACTGATCGCGCAGTTCATCCTGTTTGAACGTATTGCGTTTCACGCGGAAGCTGAGCCGCAACAGCCATTCATCGCCGGTATTGGCATGCAGGAACCAGCCCTGCTTTTTCACCGGGCCATTGACTTCGACGATGCTGCGATGATTCCAGTTAATCTCGCCGAAGCCCTCTTTGTTTTCGATAAAGTCAATCACAGTTTCCAGAGCCGCACCTTCCCACTGACAGGCGGCTCCTGACAGGGAAACATGATCCTGGGTATGCCAGCGGCGTCCCTCTTTCTGCCACGGCATCTGGGCGTCGCGACCGATCTGTTTGAGATCGAGATCGCCCTCCTGCTTTTCTCCCAGGCTCTGCGCGTCAAAGATTTCGCGTTCCACGCGTTTCCCCGTTGAGATGATCGGCTGCAGGATCTCACCGGTATAAGATCTGAGTAACGGTTCCTGACTCGTTTTGCGTGATTTGGTGGCTTTGCCCTGTTTCTGAAAACGCTCTGCATGTTCGACCAGTTTCTCAGGCGTTCCCGCAGCAATGATCTGTCCGCCCTCACTGCCGGCTTCCGGCCCGACGTCGACCAGCCAGTCTGCTGTTTTGATCACATCCAGATTATGTTCGATGACAATGACGGTGTTACCCAATTCCACCAGGCTGTTCAACACCTTCAGCAGTTTGGCAATGTCGTCGAAATGCAGACCCGTAGTCGGTTCGTCGAGCAGATAGAGCGTCTTGCCGGTACTGGGTCGCGCCAGTTCGGCTGCCAGTTTCACCCGCTGCGATTCTCCGCCGGACAGCGTTGGCGCGGATTGCCCCAATGTCAGATAGTCCAGACCGATCGCACACAGCGTTTCCATCGTGCGGCGGATGGCGGGAATGTTATTGAATAACTCGGCCACTTCGCCGATTGACATTTCCAGCACATCCGCGATGGATTTTCCTTTATATTTGACCGAGAGAGTCTCCTGGTTATAACGTTTGCCGTTACATGTTTCACAGGTCACCCAGACATCGGGCAGAAAGTGCATTTCGATGCAACGCTGGCCATTCCCATCACAGTCTTCACAGCGACCGCCGGAACGATTGAAGCTGAAGCGGCCCGGTTGATAGCCGCGCACTTTGGCATCCGGCAGCCGCGAGAATAGTTCGCGGATCTGATCGAAGACGCCGGTATAAGTCGCCGGATTGGAAGCGGGCGTGTTTCCCAGCGGTTTCTGATCGACGATAATCGCTTTATTGATCTGGTCGAGCCCCAGCAGATCGTCATGCGGTCCGGGTGCTTCTTTGGAACGATGCAGTTTTTTGGTCACTGCCCGGGCCAGTGTTTCTTCCACCAGCGAACTTTTGCCCGATCCCGATACGCCCGTAATGCATGTGAATGACCCCAGGGGAATTTTCAGATCGACGGACTTCAGATTGTGCTGCCGGGCGCCCTTTAATTCCAGCCAGTGACCGGTGGGGGAAAGCGGCGTCTCTGTCTTGCCCTGTTTTTCATAGATCACACGCCGTTCCTGAGGCAGCGGGATCGTCAGTTGATCCGCAAGATACTGGCCGGTGAGTGATTTCTTTTTGCGTTTGAGCTGTTTGGGTGAACCTTTGCCGACAATGGTCCCCCCAAAGCGGCCTGCGCCGGGTCCAAAATCGTACAGACAGTCCGAGGCTTCCAGGACTTCGCGATCATGCTCGACCATTACAATCGTATTGCCGATATCGCGGAGTTTTTTCAGTGTGTTGATCAACCGCGTATTATCGCGGGGATGCAGGCCGATCGTGGGCTCATCCAGCACATACAACACGCCTGTCAGCGAACGTCCTACCTGCCCCGCCAGACGAATTCGCTGGCTCTCTCCGCCGGAGAGTGTGGGCAGCGGACGACTCAGCGTCAGATATTCGAGTCCCACATCGACGAGGAACTGCAGGCGGCTCGTGGCTTCTTTGATCAGGTCTCCCGCGATCTGCTTTTGCCGTTTGTCGAGTTTTGCGGTCTTGATAAACGCAAGCGCCGCTTTCAGAGGGAGATCACAGAACTGGCCGACGGTCTTCCCCTGAAAGCGGACCGCGGCGGCATCCGTTCGCAGGCGACTCCCGTTACAGACCGAGCAGGGAACTTCGCCTGTCATCTCCTGCAGTCGACTGCGAAAGCCAAACGAAAGGCGCGAGGCTTCTTCAATGGCCGGGTAGAGACCTTTGTACTGAAACTGAACTGTGCCTGCTTCGTCGAGGGGAATCCAGCGATCTTCATCGCCGTACAACACAAATCGCTGCTGTTTCACACTCAACTGATTGAAGGGGACATCCAGGGGAATCCGAAACTGCTTTGCGATCGCGTCCAGAGTTATTTTGAATTTGGCGTTGGTCCGGGGATCAGGCCAGGCGGCGACGGCCGCGTCCTGCAGACTGCGGTTGGGATCGGGAATCAGCTCGGACAGGTTCGTACCCAGTTCGGTTCCCAGCCCTTCACAATATTCACACCAGCCCAGCGGACTGTTAAAGGAGTAATTGTGAGGTGTCAGTTCTTCAAAGCTCTGGCCACACTGATCGCAGAAGTAGAACAGGCTGAAGGTTTCGAAATCCCATTCCTGTTCAGGAACTTCATCGTCGCAGTAGCAGGCATACATCAGACCTGCGCCAAGCGCTAGCGCGGATTCTACGGAATCAGCAATCCGCGAACGGTTTTTAGCAGCGACGGTGATGCGGTCGATGACCACTTCGACTTCATGTCGACGACGGCGGTCGATATCGGGAACCTCTTCCAGGCGACAGGTCACGCCATCGATGCGAACGCGCAGGAAGCCCTGCGATCGTAATTTTTCCCAGAGCGTTTCGTAAGCCTGACCCACGTTGATATCAACGGGTGCCAGAATCAACAGTCTGGTGCCTGCTTCCATTGCGAGAATGCGTTCGATCACTTCGTCGGTGGTCTGTGTTTCCACGGGAACATCGCAGTCGGGGCAGTACATGGTTCCCAGTCGCGCATAGAGCACACGCAGGTAATCATAGATCTCCGTGACCGTACCCACGGTGGAACGGGGAGAATGGCCTGTGGTTTTCTGTTCGATGGCAATCGCCGGCGAAAGGCCGTGAATATGCTCGAATTTGGGTTTGGGCATCTGTCCCAGGAACTGCCGTGCATATGCAGACAGAGATTCGACATAACGACGCTGTCCTTCGGCGTAGAGCGTATCCATGGCCAGCGACGATTTGCCACTGCCGCTCGGGCCACAGAAGACATTCATCTGGTCGCGGGTGATCTGCAGATCCACGTTCTGCAGGTTATGCTGGCCTGCGCCGCGAATCGTAATCTGCGAACTGTCGCCGTTGGACTTTCCGTTCCGCTTCGTGCTGGCAGACTGCCAGCGCAAATGGGGATTGTTTAAGATCAGCGCCTGTTTCTTTTTGCCTTTGACGGTTTTTGCGGGAACCAGATCAGTCTGTTCTTTGAGTGCCAGTCCAGTATAGGACCAGGGACAGGCGGCAACTTCTTCCGGCGTGCCTTCGACCAGAATGGTGCCTCCCCCTTCGCCTCCTTCGGGGCCGAGATCAATCACCCAGTCGGCGGTTTTAATCACATCCAGATGATGTTCGACCACAAGCACCGTATTGCCGGCGTCCGCCAGGTGATGCAGAACCTTGAGCAGCAGCTTCACATCGGCAAAATGCAACCCGGTCGTCGGCTCATCCAGCAGATAAAAGGTACTGCCTGTGGAACGTTTCCCCAGTTCGCGGGCCAGTTTCACCCGCTGGGCTTCTCCGCCGGAGAGGGTTGGCGAGGGTTGTCCGAGTTTCAGATAATCCAACCCCACATCATGCAGAGATTCGAGCAGCTTTAAGATTTTGGGGACGTTCTGAAAATGTTCGATCGCCTGCTGAATGTCCATCTCGAGCACTTCAGCGATGTTCGCACCTTTATAGCGGATCTCGAGTGTCTCATGATGAAAGCGGCGGCCTTCGCACACCGGACAGGGGACCCAGACATCCGCGAGAAAGTCCATCTCCAGTTTATTAGCGCCGTGTCCTTCACAGGCTTCACAGCGACCGCCGGGAACATTGAAACTGAAACGCCCCGCTTTATAACCCCGCATCCGGGAATCGGGGAGCTTCGTATACAGGTCCCGAATCAGATCGAATACCTTCACGTAAGTCGCCGGATTGGATCGGGGTGTGCGGCCGATGGGGGACTGATCGATGTCGATGGCTTTATCGATCAGTTCCAGTCCGGTCACACTCTGATGCGACCCGGGATCGCCTTTGCCTTTGTTGACTTTCTGATTCAGAACCGGCCAGAGAATATCATTGATGAGAGAACTTTTCCCGGACCCGCTCACGCCCGTTACACAGATCAGCCCCTTGGTGGGGATGCGGGTGGTGATGTCTTTGAGGTTATGATGTTTCGCCCCTTTAATCACAATCGAATCTTTTTTGACGAGCGACCGCCGCTGTTCAGGGATCTCGATCTTCTCTTTACCGGCGAGAAACTGTCCGGTGACGCTCTCTTTTGCTTTGAGAATTTTCTGATACGAGCCTTCTGCAACGATGTAACCGCCACGCACACCAGGGCCGGGTCCGAAGTCCACAATGTGATCGGCGGCGCGCATCGTTTCTTCATCGTGTTCGACAACGATGACGGTATTGCCCTGATCGCGCAGGTCACAGAGACTTTCCAGCAGCATCGTATTGTCGCGGGGATGCAGGCCAATCGAAGGTTCATCCAGAATGTAGACGACCCCCACCAGGCCACAGCCAATCTGCCCGGCGAGGCGAATTCGCTGACTTTCACCGCCGGAAAGTGTGGGCGCGGTGCGATCCAGCGTCAGGTAATTCAAGCCGCAACGCAGCAGAAACCCGAGTCGGCCACGAATCTCTTTGAGGACTTCGTCGGCGATCAGTAAACCGGTTTCGTCCAGGTCCAGTGTTTCAAAGAAACCGGCGGCTTCTTCAATACTGAAAGCACAGACCTCGGGCAGCGTTTTTGAACTGTGTGTCTGTTTGCTGGAGTATGCATCACTGAGAGAGGTGATGCGCACGTGCCGGGCCTGCGAATTCAGACGCGTGCCCTGACAGCTCGAGCATTCGACAAAGTCCATGTATTTTTCGAGCTGTTTCCGCCGCATGGGATTACTGGTTTTGCGATAACTTTCCAGCAGTTCTTCGACATAGCCGTCCCACGTGCCCCCATGTTTCCAGATGCCCCCCGAATGCCGCCAGCTGAAGGTGATATTACGATCGCCGGTACCGTACAGAAACTGCTGTTGAGCGGCGGCAGGCAGTTCGTTCCAGGGAGTTTTCAGGAAGCTGTCTTCAGGCAGATTCAGATCGTTTTCAATCGAACGGGCCACGCCATTATAAATGTGACGGCGCCACTTACCGACTTTGCTGAGCGGGCCCAGCAGTTCGAAAGCTCCTTTTTGAATCGACACGGTCTCTTTGGAGATCAACGCATCGAGCGGAAAATCATACCGCATGCCCAGCCCGTTACATTCACCGCACATCCCGAGGGGACTGTTGAAGCTGAACAGCTGCGGCGTGGGTGGTTCGTAACTGATGCCACAATCGGTGCAGGCATAGCGGGAACTGTAGAGTTTGTCCTGCAGGCTTTCTTCGCTGTCGCTGCTCTCTGTTTTCTTTGAGACTTCCGTGGCGATAATCAGGGTGCCGTTCGCCAGTTTCAAGGCGAGTTCCACGGACTCCGCCAGGCGGGCCCGGCTGACTTTGCCGGCAACGAGACGGTCGATCACCACTTCGATCGTATGACGCATCTGGCGGTCGAGCTGCAACTGGTCTGAAAGTTGAATAATGCGACCATCCACGCGGGCCCGCAGAAAGCCCTGTTTGAGCAGGTCTTCGAAGAGGTCTTTGTATTCCCCCTTCTGCTGCTGAATCAGCGGCGCGAGAATGGAATACCGGGTCTTATCGGGGAGTACCGCGATCGAATCGATAATGCGTTCACTGCTCTGCGAGCTGATTGGTTTGCCGCAATTTTCGCAGAAGCCCTGCCCGACGCGGGCAAACAGGACGCGGAGGTAATCGTAAATTTCGGTGATCGTCCCCACGGTACTGCGGGGATTGCGTCCGCTCATTTTCTGCTGAATGGAAATCGAGGGTGCCAGCCCGGAAATCGCATCGACTTCGGGTTTGGGCATCTGCCCGAGAAACTGGCGTGCGTAACTGGACAGTGATTCGACGTAGCGCCTTTGACCTTCTGCATAGAGCGTATCAAAGGCGAGTGAACTTTTACCGGAGCCACTCACGCCGGTCATGACGATCAGCTGATTGCGGGGGAGGCGCACACTGACATTCTGCAGATTGTGCTCACGGGCACCGGTAATAATAATATCTTTTTGTGACATGGACCGCGTTATACCAATCGGCTGATGCCGCGCTGAAAATCGCTGGTGGAATGAAATCAAATCGAACGCATGGCATTCAAAACCGGGTTACAGCAACCCGCCGCCGAATGTGTCTTCCTCTTCTTCAGCGGGCTGCGGGAGCTCTGCTTCCGCGGGAGTCGGGGGCGCTGCTTCTGGCTCCTCAGTGGGAGTTATTGAAGCCACTTCAGTTATAGAGTGATCGGCAACATTGTCAACCGGCTGATCGACGGGTGTCTCAACGGGCGCCGTATCCGACTCCTCAATTGAGCGGGCAGCAGCAGCGGCACGTTCGGACGAGGACTGATCGTGTGCAGACGGCTCATAGTATTCGAAATGGAACGGATCCCGATACCGGCTGCGTTGCTCTTCGACCAGTTGCATAAAGACGGTTTTGCCGTCCACTTCAACCGATTTTGCAACTACGTTTCCGCTCAGGCGGATCGTCTGTCCGGTCTGGGGGCATTTCCAGAGCCGTCTGACATCAAGATCCAGCTTTAATCCGGGGCCTTTCATAGTACTTTTCGCTTTGCTGCTGGAGGTCCAGAAATCAACACTTTTCAGAATTGCCTGACTACATTACACTCTCGTCACTTCTAAAGATAGCTGATCCCGTATGCCCGGTTCAATTGCTGACGTGAAAATAATTGCAGCGAAAATTCGTTTGTTCATTAAATCAAGGTTTATTGATGTCCCACTCCGAACAGCCCGTCACACAAACGACACCTAAGTTTCCTGCGAAATCGGATCTGATCCAGGTCGGTCGCGGACTGTTAATGGGAGGCGCCGACATCATTCCCGGTGTATCCGGGGGGACCGTAGCTCTGATCCTGGGGATCTATCAACGTCTGGTGACCGCGATCAGCCACTGCGACGCCCGGCTGTTTCAGTTGCTGGCGAAACGACAATGGTCTGACGTCGCAGTGCATCTGGATCTGCGGTTTGTGCTCCCGCTGGGTGTGGGAATTCTGACGGGTGTGGTCAGCCTGGCCAGCCTGATGCATTATCTGCTCGATTATCATCTGCAGTTGACGCTGTCTGTGTTCTTCGGCCTGATCCTGGCTTCAAGTTACCTGGTCGCACAGATGGTCAAACGCTGGACGGTTTTAAATGTGCTGGCGTTTCTGGCATCGCTGGCGGGCGTCTATATCCTGGTCGGCGAACATTCGATTCAGCCTCCCGAGGGGAACCTGTACGTCTTTTTCTGTGGGATGATTGCCATCTGTGCCATGATCCTGCCGGGGATCAGCGGTGCCCTGATTCTGA is from Gimesia maris and encodes:
- the uvrA gene encoding excinuclease ABC subunit UvrA, giving the protein MSQKDIIITGAREHNLQNVSVRLPRNQLIVMTGVSGSGKSSLAFDTLYAEGQRRYVESLSSYARQFLGQMPKPEVDAISGLAPSISIQQKMSGRNPRSTVGTITEIYDYLRVLFARVGQGFCENCGKPISSQSSERIIDSIAVLPDKTRYSILAPLIQQQKGEYKDLFEDLLKQGFLRARVDGRIIQLSDQLQLDRQMRHTIEVVIDRLVAGKVSRARLAESVELALKLANGTLIIATEVSKKTESSDSEESLQDKLYSSRYACTDCGISYEPPTPQLFSFNSPLGMCGECNGLGMRYDFPLDALISKETVSIQKGAFELLGPLSKVGKWRRHIYNGVARSIENDLNLPEDSFLKTPWNELPAAAQQQFLYGTGDRNITFSWRHSGGIWKHGGTWDGYVEELLESYRKTSNPMRRKQLEKYMDFVECSSCQGTRLNSQARHVRITSLSDAYSSKQTHSSKTLPEVCAFSIEEAAGFFETLDLDETGLLIADEVLKEIRGRLGFLLRCGLNYLTLDRTAPTLSGGESQRIRLAGQIGCGLVGVVYILDEPSIGLHPRDNTMLLESLCDLRDQGNTVIVVEHDEETMRAADHIVDFGPGPGVRGGYIVAEGSYQKILKAKESVTGQFLAGKEKIEIPEQRRSLVKKDSIVIKGAKHHNLKDITTRIPTKGLICVTGVSGSGKSSLINDILWPVLNQKVNKGKGDPGSHQSVTGLELIDKAIDIDQSPIGRTPRSNPATYVKVFDLIRDLYTKLPDSRMRGYKAGRFSFNVPGGRCEACEGHGANKLEMDFLADVWVPCPVCEGRRFHHETLEIRYKGANIAEVLEMDIQQAIEHFQNVPKILKLLESLHDVGLDYLKLGQPSPTLSGGEAQRVKLARELGKRSTGSTFYLLDEPTTGLHFADVKLLLKVLHHLADAGNTVLVVEHHLDVIKTADWVIDLGPEGGEGGGTILVEGTPEEVAACPWSYTGLALKEQTDLVPAKTVKGKKKQALILNNPHLRWQSASTKRNGKSNGDSSQITIRGAGQHNLQNVDLQITRDQMNVFCGPSGSGKSSLAMDTLYAEGQRRYVESLSAYARQFLGQMPKPKFEHIHGLSPAIAIEQKTTGHSPRSTVGTVTEIYDYLRVLYARLGTMYCPDCDVPVETQTTDEVIERILAMEAGTRLLILAPVDINVGQAYETLWEKLRSQGFLRVRIDGVTCRLEEVPDIDRRRRHEVEVVIDRITVAAKNRSRIADSVESALALGAGLMYACYCDDEVPEQEWDFETFSLFYFCDQCGQSFEELTPHNYSFNSPLGWCEYCEGLGTELGTNLSELIPDPNRSLQDAAVAAWPDPRTNAKFKITLDAIAKQFRIPLDVPFNQLSVKQQRFVLYGDEDRWIPLDEAGTVQFQYKGLYPAIEEASRLSFGFRSRLQEMTGEVPCSVCNGSRLRTDAAAVRFQGKTVGQFCDLPLKAALAFIKTAKLDKRQKQIAGDLIKEATSRLQFLVDVGLEYLTLSRPLPTLSGGESQRIRLAGQVGRSLTGVLYVLDEPTIGLHPRDNTRLINTLKKLRDIGNTIVMVEHDREVLEASDCLYDFGPGAGRFGGTIVGKGSPKQLKRKKKSLTGQYLADQLTIPLPQERRVIYEKQGKTETPLSPTGHWLELKGARQHNLKSVDLKIPLGSFTCITGVSGSGKSSLVEETLARAVTKKLHRSKEAPGPHDDLLGLDQINKAIIVDQKPLGNTPASNPATYTGVFDQIRELFSRLPDAKVRGYQPGRFSFNRSGGRCEDCDGNGQRCIEMHFLPDVWVTCETCNGKRYNQETLSVKYKGKSIADVLEMSIGEVAELFNNIPAIRRTMETLCAIGLDYLTLGQSAPTLSGGESQRVKLAAELARPSTGKTLYLLDEPTTGLHFDDIAKLLKVLNSLVELGNTVIVIEHNLDVIKTADWLVDVGPEAGSEGGQIIAAGTPEKLVEHAERFQKQGKATKSRKTSQEPLLRSYTGEILQPIISTGKRVEREIFDAQSLGEKQEGDLDLKQIGRDAQMPWQKEGRRWHTQDHVSLSGAACQWEGAALETVIDFIENKEGFGEINWNHRSIVEVNGPVKKQGWFLHANTGDEWLLRLSFRVKRNTFKQDELRDQLSLKSLDDLDELPIYGRSNRVRVKNLKGPWQEVSLTIHWQEEIATPGFQEFLETSCESYLGLIHREEIKPEEIMPWKVLKKKWHLSRKGFPNNKRVRWDAELLESLFDLLEQTYPHAAYQWDSKSLVNLSHAGKKKPFLTVHTKRREGVDLTLQGTAGKITLGKIADLGDEREIKTDARGKEQARIRFTQKKQVESKSFKALLASIT
- a CDS encoding DUF368 domain-containing protein encodes the protein MSHSEQPVTQTTPKFPAKSDLIQVGRGLLMGGADIIPGVSGGTVALILGIYQRLVTAISHCDARLFQLLAKRQWSDVAVHLDLRFVLPLGVGILTGVVSLASLMHYLLDYHLQLTLSVFFGLILASSYLVAQMVKRWTVLNVLAFLASLAGVYILVGEHSIQPPEGNLYVFFCGMIAICAMILPGISGALILILLGKYHDVTGLLKTIPKELLKGNIDWSGLVTVFVFVLGCLIGLILFSKVLRWLLHNYHTLTMAVLCGLMVGSLRRIWPFKVDVTPYTADQTPEMVPFKHRIYENVWPAAFDGQFWTSIVLIIVAAILIWGLDYLSQKYAMHGTSEL